The sequence below is a genomic window from Candidatus Thermoplasmatota archaeon.
TTTCTCATTTGCATCATCTCAATAACTTAATATATATTTATATATATAAAGTTATCGGTAAACCGATGTATTATAGGCCGCTACGAAAAAATGATGAATACGGTGGGGGTTTTTCAAAGCATTCGTAGATAATCTAATTTATCTGGTTTGTCTGTAATTTTCACTCAAGTGAGATTCATTCAAATGTATTGCATTCCTTTATTTCCAGCTTGCCAATTGGATTGGTGGCAAAAATCCGGTCATCTACTGTATTCAAATTACGGCACTTTTCATTTAACCGCATATCAGTTTTCACTCACAAAAACAATCTCCTTTTTGGGTTCCAATTCAACTTTTGGCGCTCTCTGCACTTTTTTTCTCCTTGCCTTTTCATCGTATACCCATTCTCCGCCCGCCTCTTCTATTATATTTTTTCCTTTCTCTATCTGACCAATGATGCTTGCATTGACTTTATCTAATGTTCTGGGGGTCACCTTTTTGGCCAATTTCAGAAGCACATCCATTCCATAAGGAAATGATTCCACATGCATTACTGAATCTGGCATTGCAGAGAACCATACGCCTATGGAATCTTCACCAAACTTTGTTATTGGTATAGACGCAGCCGCCTGTCTTTCAGGAGTAGAACCAACATCTACAACCACCCACTCGCCATCGACGTAAGCTTCCCCCTCCCCATGCAACATGAAGTATCCCATTGTCTCATACCATTTTTTCAGTAGATCATCCACCATAAGAGCATCATTCCATGACTGAATCATAGAAGGGGCGTAAAGCTTGTACCGTGCCTTTATTCCAGCGGCCCTACACAAGGCAATAAATACGGATATTTCGTGTATGCACGTACCCGTCCCCCGCCTGAGTGTGTTTTCCACTCCGTCCATCGGCAATATTTCCAGGGTTAGTTTACGTTTGGCAAAATCAAAGGCAACTTCTGCAAACTCACGGTCGGATTTTTCAAAAGCCCCCAATTCGTTTGCCAGTGCTATCACCTCCGGGGCATGAGGATTACAGTAACGAGTTGGCCTCAGATATTTTTCATCTGAAATACAGCATTTTATTCCTTCCCTATATTCAAGAATTTCATACCGTCGCGGCGGCCTGATATATTTTTCTCCCGAGGCACTGTACCTCATTTTTTTAAAAGCCCCTAAATTCGCAATAAGAACTTTACTCAGCGAAAACATCCCTTTTATCATAAGCTTCAGATAGGCCTTTTGAGGAAAATATCCTTTTTCTTTAATTTCTCTCAAACTTACCATTAACTCAACTCCCAAAATGCGTGTTCATATTCGGACATGTATAGCAATAACCAGACTGCGCTCCCCTTCCCTCACTAGAAACTCCCATCATATCTTCACTTTTCCTCTAAATGTAATTATAAATCTAATATAAATGTTAGCCAATAAAAACAGCTATCCATATCTTATTCAGTTTTCCTGTAAGTATAGTTGATTTCCCTCTGGATTTCACGGTATAACTTTGCCCCGTGTTCCAGTATTTTCCTCTCCATCATAACCGCTATTGCTTCCTTGCCCAATATTTCCATCAATTCCCGAATTTCATCAGGGTGTGACTTCACATATTCTACTATATTTTTTATACTCTCTTCATCAAGTGTTATTTTCATTTCAATCCCTCACCACAATATAATACTTATCAACTTATATTCTTTTTGATATGCCGTACATGTAAAAAATAAAAGCGGAAGGGGGGTGAAGGAGGGAGAGGAAAAAATGTCCCTCCTTCTCGAATGCTATCCTGTAGTATCCCTGCCCATATGTGCCCGCATCAGGGCGCTATATCAATACATGTGTCCTGTCATCACATACTAAATGTTCCGAGCATTTATAAATGAAGGAAGGAGGTGGCACAATATTTAAAAACCTTTCTTTAAAAAGGTAAAAACAAAAATTTTAACAGCTTTGGATGCCTCTTTATCAATTCTTTTGCTGCTATGGAAGGGTAATCAATATCGCCATATTCATTTATCGTTCTAATAACATCGTCATTCAATGAATCAAAAATTGCATCTATCTTTTTATCGTCTGCCCTCAAAAAAAATTTTCTCATTGCCATACTTTTTTTCAATTCTTTTCCAAAGTCTTTCATGTACTCCCTCTCGTATTGATATGTACCATTACCCTCCAAAAATTTCTGTATCGCTTTTTCCAAAATCTTTGCTGCTAAAAGCCCCGGATACAGCCCTCCGCCGGATGTCGCCTTTACCTGTGCGGCGGCATCCCCGACTAAAGAAACATTTTCACTG
It includes:
- a CDS encoding transglutaminase family protein; this translates as MIKGMFSLSKVLIANLGAFKKMRYSASGEKYIRPPRRYEILEYREGIKCCISDEKYLRPTRYCNPHAPEVIALANELGAFEKSDREFAEVAFDFAKRKLTLEILPMDGVENTLRRGTGTCIHEISVFIALCRAAGIKARYKLYAPSMIQSWNDALMVDDLLKKWYETMGYFMLHGEGEAYVDGEWVVVDVGSTPERQAAASIPITKFGEDSIGVWFSAMPDSVMHVESFPYGMDVLLKLAKKVTPRTLDKVNASIIGQIEKGKNIIEEAGGEWVYDEKARRKKVQRAPKVELEPKKEIVFVSEN